The stretch of DNA ATTTATATGTTAATGGACTTCTTGCAGACTAATGGAATTCTTGAAATCCTGTTGGTAAAGATAAAAGCAAAATCAGTGCTCAAGAATATCTCTAATTGAACAATTATTTATAGGAGGGAGATGTTtggtaatattaattaaagttTATTTGGTATTTATGAATATGTTTGTGCTCTGGTTCTAACAACTTGTTCTCTTTAAGGGTAAATAAGAATCAGGATGGGCTTTTCTGGCAAAGGCCTTCCCGTAGCTGGGAATGGAGACTGGTAATATTTTCCATGCATGTGCAACAAGaatgcaaatatttaaaaaatattaatatttctgttgGAATACACTTTATACTTTTGGAATACACTTTTTATATACACTTGgcaagaacaaaaacaaaacaaaacaaaaaaaacatttacagctTTAAACCTCATGCATGGTTGAGTTTAATCTATAAGAGTAACTCATTACTTTGAGTGTAAATGTATAAATCTTGTGTGTATCTATTATTATGCATTGATAAATCATTTGCTGTGTCAACAGGCCCTCCAACAAAATCAGGAAACACAGAAGCCAATCCCCTTTTCGTGATGTTTCACCTGTACCATCATATTTCTCAGAACCGGTCTCATTCCTGCAACATGGGGTAACACTGCAGAATCAAGACCACTGACCATTAAACTGTATATTTGACAATTGTATCTGGTAGCCTCCTACATTAGTACCTTGTATCACTCCTCActctttttttcctcccataaTAAAGCAATTTTAACTTACACCCATTTATTTGGAAAGAAGTGTAACAAGTGGGATAATATAATACCCCCCTGGATACTACATGATCCTAAACACCCTGATATTTTGCAATAACGACTGGCTAATTGTTCATTATCAAAGCAGCTAGAACATCGCATGCATATATACACCAACCCTGCCTGTTTTACATAGGATGTAACTGGCAATCTTCCCCGTCTCCCTGGTGTAAGGGGCCCACTCAGGGATGAAGATGATGACGACGATGATGTGCGGAGTCACAAGAGCTTGCCAGCGGTGATGACTAAATTAACCCTCCAACCCAGAGACGAGAGGTCACACAGACATTATAAGAGTCATTTCATATCTGGTTTACCCCCTCTCGTAAGCACCAGGTAATGAATACAGATCATTTCAGGGCTGTGTTTAAGTCCTCTTTATTTAACTTCCCTCCACCTCGTTCACTGGGACGTACATCGTTGCTTACATTACAAGAACGTCTACTACTGGCAGAACTCTTGTAATAGGTTTAAATGGAACACCCTAAGCCAGGGGAGTccagtcctgctcctggagagccACTGGCTTCTGAGTGTTCCAACCCCAATTTAACACACccgaaccagctaatcaaggtcttactaggCATATTAGgcacttccaggcaggtgtgttgaggcaagttggagctaaactctgcagaacagTGAACCTCTAGGAccaagtttggacacccctggccTTTGATCACTTGTGGGTAAATTAAGTGCAAGCACTGTGAGTTGCTGTTGTGACATCAcaatcatgaatgaatgaatgaatgaggcatttatatagcgctttcatatgtactactgtacacccaaagcgctttacaatcatatcaggggtctctcctcatctACCACCACAATCATGTTGCATTGTGTTCTATGGATCTGCCTGAAGTGCATATACGAGTAGACTCGGTTCCTCAGTCAAAATCaaatgtccaaataaacttCCCTAGTCCACTTAGGGATATTGAACACACTTCAAAATGCTGGTGGGAATTCACCCTGGGGAAGTGCTTTGCAAGAGtatgtctaaaagtggagttAAACACAGCCCAGATTAGCAGTATGAGTGGTTTCCTTTGTACAtgttttaaaggaataattcacccaACAGTGAAACAACCTCAAAtcttaactatccctttaatacacaCTTCATACACCACTTATTGTTTATCAATGGCCCATTGTTATTAAATGGCATATGTTCAGTGCTGGTGTATACATATGATTACCAGGTGCAGTTTGATTGTGAAAGGCACTGGATGCAAAACTGTCTCCAAACTCCCACCAATCACCAAATCCAGAAAGGAAATAGACCCCCCGAGACCACCTTGTAGGTCTGGATGCAGGTATTGCCTCTCTTTGTCCGTAAGCAGCCAGGCTTTGCGAGTACATTTCATTTACATTGTATCTTACTTCATAAAAAAGTCATGCCACTGTTAACTTAAGACCGTCAGATCATAGATCGAATCAACCATGTAGTGACTGGCCATCTAAAACCTAACAATAAGAACAGGACGTTCCAGCAGAATTCAGTGCCCTTCGCTTTTATGCTAGAGGAAAGTTAAATTCTTTCATACTTGTCACTGTGTAGGCAGGAAACTCTTTTTTGCATGGCTTGACTTCGTTCTGCATTTAGGGCGCTGTTAAATTCacagaacaaaaatgaaaaggCACAGTCCATATCTCACCCGGCAGATATATGCGGAGTCATTTTCAGCTTATTAATGATTTAAAGCCTGGTTAGTCTCGGCATCACGTGGGCAAGTATTTTTCTGCTTCCCTCATTTATTTGAGGCTGTGAGgtgcgagagagagaggagaacaGCGCTGAGAactgagagggagagagagggcaTGTAGATTTCTATTCACTTACTATCAGCCCCCACAGCTGGGCTAATAAACTGAAATTAGAGTGTCCCAATAAAGTGGAATTACACAGTGCAACCAGCTACACAGTCAGGTCTGCTTGTAGTGCAGAGAGTATGTTTAAATGCGCCTCTCTCTGGTAGACACGGCACTTATGTGAATTGAGCAATGAGTTTTAGATTTGTCTCCATTTGCCAGGACCATCACTGATGAATACGATTAGTAACAGAAATAGTAATTGAATCTTAATGTGATTGAAAACCTGATAACCTCTCCTGTAATGGAACTTTTTGCAGTGTACCCATAGCCAATTAAGCAGACAAGGCTTTTTTTAAGCAGTTACTAGTGTGGTCTGAATCATTGTTAGGTGATTGCTTACTGGCCCATCAAGCCTGTAAGATATTTTGGTCATTAGATATAATTTGGTCCCTCCCTCAATGCAAGTTTTTTCCCCGTTTATCTTAAGTCTGTTTGCTTTGAAAAGTAGTAGCACAACTCAATGGCAGCTTAATTTGAGGTATCATTCTTGTTTagagcacaaaataaacaattaacacttgCAACATACTTTAAGTATGTATAGGGTCCTCCAAACCTAACCTAAGCCAGCATCTGGTTTGTCAAAGTGTGTATGCTTGTTAGCTTTATGCatataactgttttaaatggaTTGTAGTATTTCAACTTCTATTATTTTCATTCTCTTATGAAAAAGGCCGGACAAAACGGAATTCATTTCAGCTAAACCTGCTCATGCAATGATACATCCAAAAATTGTACCTGTCGGGCAGACATCTCTGTCTATCAAGGTGCACACTGTTCGAGAAAATGGGCCCTGCTTGCTTCCTGCCAAAGCCTCTGGAGTGTCCCCGAGATCTAGACTTACTTTCCAAAGTCCTGTAGTGCAGGCAGTGTACCCTATCAGTCCTGACACCATGCAACAGATGAGGCAGACTGACAGAGCGTGCCAGCCCCTGAGGTCTGTGCTGAAAAAAGCACCAAATGGAGGAGTGTTTGACTGCCCACTGGCGGCCCACCTGCTGGAGCCATTTTCTGAGTTTCAGGAGCATTTGTGCCGCCAGATTCTACACTCTCCACTGCCTTATCGTGCAGCTCTGCCACAGCTCCACATTCCTTATCACCAGGACCAGGTAGATCTTCTGCCTGCACGTAGAGGCCCATACGGTTCCCTGATGGAACGTACCGTGGAGCTCTGCAACTCCCAAGGACAAAAGCTTCCCAAAATCACCATGACCTGCCCAACACCTTCTCCGAAACACCTGTGTCGCACAGAGATGAGGCATGCAGCTTGAAAGACAAACCAAAATGGCTGCagagtgaactaacatgcttaAATGGAACTCAAAGTTAATATTGCTCTGCGCACAAAGGATCACAGAACGTTCACCAAGATCACACATTCATTTTGTTCACATTGAGACAATAAAGCCAAAACAGAGACATTTGAAGAATCTCTTGGCACTGATTGCTCAGTGATTACTGGACTCTTGGTCATAACCCTCTCCTGTGCAAAGCTCAAAGCTCAAATTATTGCTATCACACCAATCATCTTTCATTTTTTCCATGGAAGCCCTAAGGATCATTAAACCCTGTCAGAACTGGGCCCTGGGGGCTGGACTGTTGCAGAGGTACAGGAAATGCCTCTGAGGAGCTTTATAAAGTCATGCCATACATTTTCCTGGGTGTTAAGATCCCTGGAGGTACGAATCATAAGTCTGTCTTACTGAGGAGGAATGTAATCATTTTTCTTCTCCCCACTTTTCATggcctttcttttctttttaaaatcaatacaatTTTCTCAGTTGAGCTGAATCTACAGTGAGATAAGGGGCCGGGggcaatttttacattttccattATAGCCTACTACAGATGTATCTACCATCTTTTGgtataaaaatgtgtatttgtgtgtatgtgtacatGTGTATTTTCTAAAAGAACTGACCTATGAGAAAGTCTATAATATGGAACCTATTAGAAGAAGTCACCTATTATAGCAGTAGTTGGGAATAATTACTACACTTACCATCCTTAATTAACATCTTTCGGTACTGGTATCAAATTCATATGATAATCTGTCAGGAATCTGTTTTAAAGCAAAAGTGGTACCTACattataatatgatattaaattCTGATAGTCAGGAAATTcaaactttaaagggttagttcacccagaaatgaaaattatgtgattaattactcaccctcatgtcattccaaacccgtaagactttccgTAAGATCTTTTGGATGAAATATGAGAGGTTTTTTTGGTAGGttaagcttctgtttatgtCTGCTGATCAATGTTTGAATCTAggattttattcacatttaatctgttcatcatataaagtgatcgagtctcttcagaaaatttggactaaatgactcaattcatatggattagttttacgatctctttatgaactttttgaagcgttaGTGTTGCCCTCAACTTCATTGCCATGAGGAAATATTGTATGGTGACTATAAAAGAGATCAGTTTTTCTTGAAAATTTCTCATGCAGGTGCACTTTTTCTAAGGCATAAACAGAACTTTACTGAGGATATGTTAAATAAGTATCATTGTTTTAGCCTATATATGAATTGAAGACATTTTGTGTGTTACAATTGCCCTCGGCCCAACCATCTAATTATAAAGCTGCCATGCCATTTAAAAAGTCAGTTCTTACTAGAACGCTATCATGATTCTAAAATTTTACTTTTATCCAGACTGGTATTGTTGAAGAGGAGAGTGTGTAGGTTATTGCTAATAATTATCTTTCAGTGACTAAATTCGAAGGATAAATActaattgtatattttattatgattaaagGGACATGGGAACTTCACTTTTTCACATTATTGCTGAACTTAAAACAATGGTCCCATGACCGGCATCAGTTTTTTTACCCTGCACTGTGCTATCATgcagaaataaaaacattcaaGATAAAGTGTGTTTTTATCTTCTTGTCATTGTCCTTGTAGTTCATGCCAATGACAATAATGATAATGTTTAAGTAATAGATAAATTCAATATAGATCACATTACATAGcatctaaatattttttaatatggaTATTTGAAGATTTACACTACCTACACAGCCAAAACTCAAGTCAATAACAACATGTCAATAAAAAAGCTCATTAATTAAATTTCCAACTAATCATTGCTGTTAAAAGTCATTTGAAGGACACTCAATTAAAACTGCAAGAGGCAGTAAATTGGTTAATCATTGACTTGCCTGCTCTTACAGCAGGCATGGCTCAAACATGTACGGTGAGTTACAAATTCCCAGGACTGGACACCAGGGGTGGGATGATAGTGTTATCTACAAGTTACAGTTGTGAATAATGTGTGTAATTGTTATTTGTAAATCTAAAGTTTAGCAGTTTAGATCACTTTAGAATTTGGCATTTTCTTAAAGGTACCAAACATCTAAAACACaattcaaaattcaaaaatgTCTCAACAGTGCATTGCAAAGCATGCCTATGATCATCACTGCTATTTCACCAATGAGGTCAGAGCAGAATTTTCTCattcttctttcttcagtcataGCAAATGAAATATACTGGCTCTGAGGTTTCACAAGAAATGAGACTTTGATATTGAAGAATGCAGAAGTGCTTCATAACTTTGCTTCACAGTGCTTAAGGCAGGAGATGGGAATTTTAGCATGCTCATCTCTTTTCCAAGCAGTAAGCAAACATGTCACAACCTGGATCTTCAGTAGCCCAGGCTTAGCTTCGTTGCTGtgtcagtgtttgtgtgtgtgtgtgtgtgtgtgtgtgtgtgtgtgtgtgtgtgtgtgtgtgtgtgtgtgtgtgtgtgtgtgtgtgtgtgtgtgtgtgtgtgtgtgtgtgtgtgtgtgtgtgtgtgtgtgtgtgtgtgtgtgtgtgtgtgtgtgtgtgtgtgtgtgtgcttttgtttatattacattgtggggaccaaatgtccccatgatgtaatataaacctgagttcacctacatcgtggggaccagccagcggtccccacaatgtaaatgggtttataaatcatatagaatgagtttttgtgaaaaagtaaaagtttgcacagtttcctgtgagggttaggtttaggggtaggggcagggtagggggatagaatgtacagtttgttcagtgtaaaatgcattgaagtctatggaaagtccccacaattcacaaaaacaaacatgtgtgtgtgtgtgtgtgtgtgagcatgtggcCTGTTTCTCAGGTCCTGTTGCTCCTGCTGTGCTTGTGTATGGGTGTAACAGCTCCCTAGTTTCACGCTTCGATTATCTGGTCAGCCATTACTCATGGCTGTGTTCCCCCCACAGCCTTGTCCCAGCACTGCTTGACCTTTTTCTCTCCAACTGACAGGCATTCCTCTCATTCCTGCAGGGAGTAACGGCAAGAGGGCCCAACACACTGACCAAACGGCCATAACAGAAGTTGTCAGATTATAGTAAATtggtataataataaaactttCTCTATAAGCATATATAGTAAGTATACTACTATCTGAAAGTCTCACTAGGGGAAAATATGTGTAACTAAACTCCTGTTTGAAAGTCACACCAGGGGAAAATATGTGTAACCAAATAAACCTGTTAGCCAACATGTAGTAGAATGGATTTACCACTAGAGGGCATAACAAGCCTTTTTTTCTGGCATATATTGTGCAGTGTGACCACATGATGAGagaatcataaaaaaattctaatcaaaaatatgataaaaaaaaaaaaaaaagttgtgtgcATATCACTGCCACAACTAAACTAGATTGAGTTGCTTATGGAAAGAGAGCTCTCTGTTGTATGTGAGCCAAATCCCTTTTTGTCAGTTATGGTTTGTGTCTCACTTGTTACACAAGTTAAATGCTCTCTGATTTCATATGTTACTGGACCTTCAGAGAAACTACTCAAAAATGTTCCTAAATTGTCTATTTTGTAGGTTAGATTCTAGggtatttggtaacactttacaataattttACAGCATAACATTTATACAGCATTTGTGAATATACCATTGTTCAGTGTTAATTTATACAACTTGTATTAGTATATCTGGAATTTAATGAAGTATTGTCTATTTTAGTTCATGATACCTAATGCATAATGTTAATGaattgaaccttattgtaaagtacaTTAAAGAGTAACTTAAATACATTTAGTAGTATTAACTAAGCTAATAGTGAATagttctttaaagggatagttcacccaaaaatgaaaatttgatgtttatctgcttacccccagcgcatccaatatgtaggtgactttctttcttcagcagaacacaaatgatgatttttaactccaaccgttgcggtctgtcagtcaaacaatgctagtgaatgggaacttctactataagagtaaataaaagatgcacagacaaatctaaattaaaccctgcggctcatgacgacacaatgatgtcctaagacacgaaatgatcggtttgtgcgagaaaccaaacagtatttatatcatttttacctctaaaacaccactatgtccaactgcgttcagcactcgcttagtaaGGTCTGTTCGCGCTCTGACAGTgaaagtgatgtctagcactcattgaagtataagcgcgagacatcactgccgttgtcagagcgcgatcagacctcactaagcgagtgctgaacgcagttggacatagtggtgtattagaggtaaaaaattatataaatattgttcggtttctcgcacaaaccgatcgtttcgtgtcttaggacatcaatgtttcgtcatgagccgcagggtttcatttggatttgtctgtgcatgttttaattactcttatagtagaagttcccattcactagCATTATctgactgacagaccgcaacggttggagttaaaaaaatcataatttgtgttctactgaagaaacaaagtcaccttcatcttggatgcactgggggtaagcagataaacatcaaattttcatttttgtgtgaactatccctttaactattAACAATTACTACTTTGGGGAAGTTTAAGGATTAAACTTTAGGGAAAGGTCCATTCTGATAAAAGACTGGATAAACCTGTTGTTAATTAATTTGCCAGCAACTTCTGATATCTCTCAGACATGTTCAGCTGCCATAGAAACTGCCTCTGCACCCTTAGATGAGCATTAAACAACCCTGAATAAGCCCTTATTTAGGACAACACCCAAGAGACGATTATCCATGCTTGTTTCTTCTGACGCAAGCGGCAATAATTTGATAAGCTACCTGAAAGTTCACATGAAGCAAACAGGAAAGGGCAAACAACAGTGCCCAGTTACAGTAAAAGTTTATGTAGAAATAATGCCTATGATGTAAGCACAAATGTGTTTGAGCTCCTCGAAAGACAATATTGTGTAACAGAGATATCCTATTTCTTTCTTTGGAAGAACACTTAAGAGGAAGTTAAACCAAAACAAATTGTCTGatgtgtattttgtagtttgtCTCATAAAAACAGACAGAAGTAACTCAAAATTTTGactgtataaatttaaaagttGCTACATTGCTTGGTAGCCACAAACTATgtacattattttacattacaatacatatattttctaaaatgtatttaatgttttgctCTGATTTTAGGCACACCAGAGTATCTAAAgcctgttaaaatcactgtaacgAAGGCCCTCAAGTGGCTTATTTCTTTATTAAACAAACTTTGTGAGCATCTGCTGAAATAGTAAAATTCCTCTGTTTGAATGTTACTGTGAGAAAGAAAGATACGTGTATGGCCAACAGCTGCAGTACATTTACAGACAGCTCTCCTATGTGGAGGTCATTCATCTGCCTATCAGATTTCTAGTGAAATGTTAGGCTTACAGCCACAGTTGCTACTTCAGTATCAGACCTACCTTTAAAACTGGAAGGCCACCAGTATAGTCACTAGGGCACACGCTCCAAATCACTTACAATGAGGTGTCAATCCTGTGCGTATGTAAGATGTATGCTCAGTGCCATCTGATCTCTACCAAagcatgtgtgtatgtgtttatacACTTACTCCTACAGATTATTGCCTATCTTAAGATTAACTAAGGTCATCATGAAGCTTTCACCACTAGTCTGTTTTTGCTCTGCTGTTTGTAATCCATAGTTTGAGCTCCTCCTCTGTTCCATCCTAAAGTGACATACACCCGCTTGCTCGAACAACACCTGTTCACAGAATACTGCATCATGCGATCTTTATCTCTCAGAGGGACCAGCACCCTTTTTTTGTGCATAGTGAGATTTTGCACTGTGCCAATGTGTCCATGTAACTTTCTATATTTGTCTGCAAGCACAGCAGTGCCACAAATTACCACCTCAGCAGTCGGTATCAATTCGTGAAGATTACGACAGTGTCAAATCTGTAACCAGAAGACCTCTCATCAGCAATAACCAGTGAAAGGGTTGCATATGTTTCTAAAAGTAGCTGTTCTTCTTTCAATCAAAATTTcttctgtatttatttttggaaaTATAGCCACAAAATGTGGATGAAACACAACTGCTCATCAAAAATACTTGAGTATCCACATCCAACTGGAACAGAGATAGAAGTGAACAAGGACTATTAAAAACAAAGCTCATCCACCTAATGGAAGGCCATATCTGGTTATTTGATTTGCATTCCAaaccacataaaaaaaaaaaacccagtaaCAATCTACAATAAAATTCAAACGCAAGTTAGTTAATGCATCAGGTATCATGACATACAGGTAACAATTAATAACATTACCACATCATTTGCTTGAGAGTCAATGATTGGaccattattgcagtgattattatgtttctagcatgttatatgtttggcaacagttctaACCCTAAAAATTGATGCAcatcttgatggaaataacatcacaacattttttccaTCAAGAGATGCATCAAGTTTtgggtcaagatcttgtattgacaatttaacaatgcaagagtcaagcactctgtaaagtctactccagcacaccCCAACGATTTTCCAAttaatttaaggtctggactctgtgaaaatgattcttcattatccctcccaaccattcttttacaatttgagcctgataaatcttgacattgtcatcctggaatatggccatgatacgtCTTCTTACACACAggaaaatctccagagttaaatcaactctgctcagggAACATATGGTCCCTTTCTACAAAGAGCtacaataacactgaagcagagttaaagttaaagaGATAATAtgttgtttgtggagttgtttaatcagatcttgagagattttatgtcttttatgttcagttgatttcatctaaggctgtggttgaagtcatttgtagttatcgtgtttctcttcagtgattctgcttgttaacagcaggtgttcatcactaaagctcaatcataacttaatcacttaattatctcattaactttaactctgctttagtgttactttaacactataaagagagggaccatatgtaatctgagcagagttgatttaactcttgGTATTTTTGCTGTGCATGGCTGTGAAAACTACACAATACATCAGTTAAGGTTAGAtgaactgttgccaaacatgcACTTGGATTCCCAGAGGAATTGTCGGTAGTAATGTAGAAGCATTTGCAGTTATTTAGCAAACATTGTATTGTTACCTGTAGTAAAACCATACAAAGTCCAAGCTCATCAAAGCTTGGCACTGGGAAAGATTCTATTCTGGGAAAGTGTTGTCTATACCTAATATATCTAAACATTGCTGATAAGGTTTGTTTGCATCATAAATTGAGGTCATAAATTTATATGGTTGGTTTACCATTAATTTTGATATGCACAGGATCACTTCAGTGTCTTAGAGAGTGCAGTTCTGGGTGAATGAGTTCATTTGGATCGCGCTGTGCATGGGGCCTGTTTTTGGAACCGCATCATTCAATAAGTTTCATTAAAGCCTTTGCCAAGACTGCCAGAGCAGATCCCCCCATGTCCATCAGCACATGTTAGGCACTTGTCTTTAAACGGCTGCGTCCTCCATGACTTCCGCAGGGGCCTGATGCGCCGTGGGCCGGAGACAGCTGACCAAGCCATTTATTTAAGGACTCTGTTTAAACGTATCTCCTAGTTTGCATGGTTGTTAATTTCCACCATGAATTTAACTTAGCACAGATCCAAAATACTTAAATAACGGGAGGGTATTTTTGAAGTAGATTGAGTTGTTCACTGGGCAGTGGATGTCTAATCAGTGGCAGTGTGAAGTGAGAAATCACATGGACTTGGCAAGACAAACAGCAATAATTTAAAGCAGATGTCCTTTACAACCTCTTAAACAAGGGACTTgattttttattacattactGACTATAAAAGATCCATTTTGACTGTAGTATACTACATACTAATAAAGACATTATCGAAAGTAAGGTTGGGAGTCTTAACCTCTGTAAATTCACTTATTATGCTTCATAGTATTTATTGTTACATAGTGAGGAACCATTGAGCATTCACAATGGTCGTTTGAATTAATCACTGCTTTCAAATGGCATGGATTGTTAAAGaaaactgtttgaaaacagtcattatCTCTTTTGGTGATGCAAGTGGTGCAGAAATGacactgca from Chanodichthys erythropterus isolate Z2021 chromosome 8, ASM2448905v1, whole genome shotgun sequence encodes:
- the si:dkey-39a18.1 gene encoding uncharacterized protein si:dkey-39a18.1; translated protein: MGFSGKGLPVAGNGDWPSNKIRKHRSQSPFRDVSPVPSYFSEPVSFLQHGDVTGNLPRLPGVRGPLRDEDDDDDDVRSHKSLPAVMTKLTLQPRDERSHRHYKSHFISGLPPLVSTRCSLIVKGTGCKTVSKLPPITKSRKEIDPPRPPCRSGCRPDKTEFISAKPAHAMIHPKIVPVGQTSLSIKVHTVRENGPCLLPAKASGVSPRSRLTFQSPVVQAVYPISPDTMQQMRQTDRACQPLRSVLKKAPNGGVFDCPLAAHLLEPFSEFQEHLCRQILHSPLPYRAALPQLHIPYHQDQVDLLPARRGPYGSLMERTVELCNSQGQKLPKITMTCPTPSPKHLCRTEMRHAA